DNA from Asticcacaulis excentricus:
GCGCGCAATCGGCACAGAGACGCTGCGGATCATCAGGAAGCCGATCAGGGCGGCAAACACTGCCGTCGCGGCCAGCGCGATCAGGATCAGGGTGGCGGCTGATCTGCCCGTGGCGATGCCCTGATTCGCGGCCTTGTTGCCTTCTTCGACCTGATAGGCGCGGTCGGCGCGGATAGCGTCGCGCAAGGTACGGGCCTGAGCCTGCATATCGTTCATAAAGAAGGTTTGTGCGCCCGCCATATCGCCTGCCGACACCATATCCAGATAGCGCTGGCTGTTGGTGCGGTAGCCCTCCATCGTGTCGTAGATCTTGTCGGCCAGCACCTGCTCGTCGCCACCGGAAATCATCGTCTTGTAGCTTTCGAGCGACCCTTCGAGGTCCTTGGACGCCTTGGCGATATTTTCGATGATCTCCGGACGCTCGGCCTCAGCGACGATCAGCAGTTGCGACTGGCGCAGGCGCATCAGTTCGAAGGTTTGCGAGGCGTCCCCCAGCGTATTGGCCGTCGGCAGCCAGTTGGAGCCCAGATCATCCACAGAGCGGTTGACGGCGTTCAACTGACTGATGCTGAACACCCCCAATCCGACCGTAGCAAACAGGATCAGGGCGAAGGCCGCGACGATACGCGCGCGAATGGTGAGATTTTTGAACATTGAGCACACGAAAACACGGGCAAGGATACAGATTATACGTTTCTCGATTTTCCGTATTAATGCTGAATGTAAGGTTAACTATAGTATAGATGAGAGTTTTAAAACGAAACGTACCATTACGTTTTCTAAAATTCGGAATATATTACCCGCGAAAATTGAGCTCCAGAAGAACATTGTTCGGATCGGCGACAAATATTTGTCGCAAAGATATACGCGCAATATCATTGGTGGCGTAGTGGAGTCCCATAACCTTAAGTTTATCTACGGTCTCCTCATAGCCGTCGCACTCAAAAGCGATATGGTGGATCGCCCCGGTCGGGTTACCGGGCACCACTTCACGCGGGATGGTGTTGTCGGTGCCAAAACGGTTTAGGTGGATCACGGCACGGTCACCGGAGTCGTAAAGCCACATGCGGTCCGCCGGGTCGCGCTCCGGCGCCGTACGTGCCTCAAGGTTCAACAGATCGGCATAGAAGGCGATGGTGCCCGCCATGTCGTGGGTTTGGATATTGAAGTGGTCGAGGCGTTTTACAGTGGTCATGGCCTCAGCTTATCGGGCCAAGGACGCAGGGGCAAATGCCAATTGCGCATCGTCAAAGGGCCGGCCTATAAAAGGCTTTTTAGCGAGGAGAGCCGCTCATGAAACGCACGCTGATCTGTCTCGGACTGATCGCCAGCTTCGCCGCCAGTGGGGCGTTGGCGCAGGTGTCTGGCGGTATAGACGGCGCGCGGATTTCGCAGGACGTAAAAGTGCTGGCCTCCGATGCTTTTGAAGGGCGCGCCCCCGGTACAGCCGGCGAAGCCAAGACCATCGCCTGGCTGAGCGAACGCTTCAAGGCGCTGGGCCTTGAGCCCGGTGGTGAAAACGGCAGCTATCTTCAGACCGTGCCACTGACCCATACGCGCCTGTCGCCGCCTTCGCTGTTGAACCTGCGCACGGCCGCAGGTACGCAGCCCCTCACCCACGAACAAGACATCTATCTGGCCACAGCCCGCCCGGTCGAGCGCCTGTCGGTCAAGGACCTGCCTATGGTCTTTGTCGGCTATGGCGTGAAGGCCCCGGAGCGTCAGCGCGACGATTTCAAGGGCGCGGACCTCAAAGGCAAGATCGCCGTCTTCCTGATCAATGATCCGGATTTCGAAGCCGCCGCCGATGAGTCGGTGGCGGGGCGTTTCGGCGGCCGGGCCATGACCTGGTACGGGCGCTGGGTCTATAAGTATGAGATTGCCGCGCGTCTGGGGGCCGCCGGCGCCCTGATCATCCACGATACGCCGGGCGCGGGCTATGGCTGGAGCACGGTCACCGCCCCGCATTCCGAAGTCTTCGACGTGGTGCGCCAACCCGATGCGCTTCAGGCCGTGCCGTTTCAGGGCTGGCTGAACGGCGCAGCGGCCGCGGACCTGTTTGGCAAAGCCGGGCTGGACCTCAAAGCCTTGCGTGTGGCGGCGCGTCGGGATGATTTCAAGCCGGTCGCCATCGGGGATGCGCGCCTGTCGATCGAGGCCGCGGTCAAGAGTGATCAGGTGCAGAGCCATAACGTCATCGCCCGCCTGCCTGGCAAAAGCCGCCCGGACGAGTCGATCCTGTACGGCGCGCACTGGGACGCCTATGGCATAGGTCCGGCGGACGCGCAGGGTCGCACCCTCCGCCCCGGTGCCAATGATGACGGGCTGGGGACCGCCGCCGTGCTGGAAGTCGCCCGTCAGTTTGTGCAGGGACCAAGGCCTGACCGCAGCGTCGTCTTTGCGCTATGGACCGCCGAAGAACGCGGCCTGCTGGGCTCGGAAACCTATGCCAGCCGCCCGACCTATCCGCTGGAAACCACGGTCGCCAATATCACGCTGGACGTGCTGCAAACGGCAGGCAAGGCAAAGGATATGGTGTTGATCGGCATGGGTCAGAACGATCTGGAAGACCGTCTGGCGACGCTGGCGCAGACTCAGGGGCGCACCCTGACCCCGGATTCCGCTCCCGAACGCGGTCTGTTCTATCGCGCCGACCACTTTTCGGTGGCCAAGCGCGGCGTGCCCACCCTGCTGATCATGGGACTGGGCGGCGGGGCCGATCTGGTCAAGGGTGGACGCGCCGCCGGAGAGCGCTGGGTCGCCGACTATACGGCCAACTGCTATCACAAGACCTGCGATGCGTGGAGCGCCGACTGGGACCTCAGCGGCGCGGTCGAAGATATCGACCTCGCCTACCGGTTGGGGCGTGATCTGGCCCATAGCCGCGACTGGCCACAATGGAAGGCGGGCTCGGAATTCCGCCCTGTGCGGGACAAGAGCGCCGGTGTGCGGAAGTAGAGCGATGTACGGAAACGGCGTTCGGCGAAGCCAAAAGTGTGAGCGGTTTTCCGCAAAAACATCGCGACAAAACAAAAATTTAGAGCGAAATGACGATTCCTCTTAAAGTCATTTTGCTCTAGTTAGCGTCGTTTCAGATCGGCCAGCATTTCCTTGCGGAGAATGGCATTCAAGCGGGTCTGATACCCCCTGCCGGACGCTTTCAGCCAATCGAGCACATCGGCATCAATGCGAACCGTCGCCTGCTGTTTGACGGGTTTGTAAAAGCGGCCACGCACAGCGTTTTTGAAAAAGTCGTCGGTCAGTGGCGGGATGTCGCTATAGTCGATGTCACTGTCCGGACGCTCGGAGAGGGCTTTGAGTTCGGCCCTTTGTTGATCTGTGAGCGGCGGAGGATTGTCGATATCCAGTTCATATCTGACGACTTTGGAAACGGTTGATTTCATATTGCTGTTTTTCATGCTTTTCGGCGCGGCGCGCAGAGATGATGCGGATAACTTCGATGACTTCGCCATGATCATCTTCTTCCCAGGTCGTATGGGCTACCGGCAACACCATATGGTCATCGACAAGACCGATTGTCTGCCAGCGCTCTTAGTAATCCGTGATGCGATCCAGTTTTGTAAGAACGTCCGGATCAAGAAAAACGCGGGTCGCCAAGGCAAAGCTGATCCCGTGCTTGCGCTTATTCGACAGAGCCTTGGCGTCATCCCATTCGAAGCGTAGCCTGGTCATATTGTAACTACAAAATTGCAACTACACAATATCAATGCGCCTCGTCCCAGTTGTCGGCTGCCTTGGCTTCGACCTCCAGCGGCACGGAGATGTCGAGCGCCGGTAGGGCCGCGTGTTTCATCACCTTGACGATCACCGCCTTGGCCGCCTCGACCTCGGCTTCGGGGGCCTCGAAAATCAGTTCGTCGTGCACCTGAAGCAGCATGGTGGTGGTCAGGCCCGCCGCTTCGAGCGCGCCCGGCATACGGATCATGGCGCGGCGGATGATGTCGGCGGCGGTGCCCTGAATGGGCGCATTGATCGCCGCGCGCTCGGCAAAGGCGCGCTGGCCCGCCGACTTGGCGTGGATGTCGGGGATGTGGATGCGCCGGCCGAAGATGGTTTCGACATAGCCCGTCGCCTTCACCTGGTCTTTCGCTGCGTCCATATAGGCCTTGATGCCGGGGAAGCGCTCGAAATAGGTCTTGATGTAGCGACCGGCCTCCTGATTGTCGATGCCGAGCTGATTGCCCAGACCAAAGGCCGAAATGCCGTAGATAATGCCGAAATTGATAGCCTTGGCGCGGCGGCGCACTTCGGACGGCATACCTTCGACCGGCACGCCAAACATTTCCGAGGCCGTCAGGGCGTGGATGTCAATGCCGTCCTGAAACGCCTTTTTGAGCTGGCCGATGTCACCGATATGGGCCAGCAGGCGCAGCTCAATCTGCGAGTAGTCGGCCGAGATCAGCTTATGCCCCGGACGCGCCACGAAGGCGGTGCGGATCTTGCGCCCTTCCGGCGTGCGGATCGGGATGTTTTGCAGGTTGGGTTCGTTGGACGACAGGCGGCCCGTCGTAGTTGACGCCAGTTGGTAGGAGGTATGGATGCGGTGCGTCTTCGGATCGGCATATTCGACCAAAGCATCCGTATAGGTGCCTTTCAGCTTGGCCATCTGCCGGTAATCAAGCAGCAGGCGGGCCAGACGCTGGCCCTGATCGTGCGTGCCCTTTTCGGCGATCTCTTCCAGCACCTTGACGTCGGTCGCCCACTGCCCCGTCGCGGTCTTCTTGCCGCCCGGCAGGGCCATTTCATCGAAGAAGATGGCCCCCAGTTGTTGCGGCGAATTGAGATTGAACGGATGGCCGGCCACCGTGTGCGCCTCGGCCTCGATCTCGCCCATACGCACGCCAAAGTCCTGCGACAGAAGGCGCAGCACCTGCGGGTCGATGCGCACGCCCGCCAGTTCCATGTCCGACAGAACCGTCGGCATGGCGCGTTCCAGCGTCTCATAGACGGTCAGAAGCCGCTTTTGCGCCAGTTGCGGCTTGAGCACATGCCACAAACGCAGCGTGATGTCGGCGTCTTCGGCGGCGTATTCGGTAGCGGGTTTCAGATCGACGAATTTGAACGATTTGGCGCTCTTGCCCGTGCCAGCCACCTGCTTGAACGGGATGGGCGTGTGGCCCAGATGCAGCTCCGACAGCTCATCCATGCCGTGCCCGTGCAGGCCGCCTTCGAGCACGTAGGAGATCAGCAGGGTGTCGTCATAAGGCGCGACACGGATGCCATAGCGCGCAAAGACCGACAGGTCGTATTTGATATTCTGCCCCACCTTGAGCACCGTCGGGTCTTCGAGCAGCGGCTTCAGTTCGGCCAGCGCCTCACCCAGAGCGATCTGTTTCAACTCATCCCCGGACAGGGCCAGACCGCCGTCGTCCGACTGATGCGCCAGCGGGATATAGACCCCCGACCCCGGCGCGCAGCTCAGAGAAACGCCGACCAGACCCGACGCCGTAGCCGACAGCGAGTCGGTTTCCGTATCGACGGCAAACACACCTGCCGCGCGGCATTGCGCCAGATAGGCCTTCAGCGCCTCTATGTCCTGAACACACTGATAGGCGCTGTAATCGACCGGCGTCAGCAGCGCTTCAGGGGTGGCCGGGCGCGGCGCGCTCACCTGAGTCGTGGTGCCGAACAGGGGCTTGGACACAGGCGCCGTGAGGTCGCGCGGGGTGGCCTGTGCCGTTTCGAGCGTCGCCAGCGACCCACCGACGCGACGCGCCAGAGAGGTGAACTCCATCTCGGCCAGAAACGCCCCCAGTTCGGCCGCATTGGGGTCTTTCAGAGCAAATTCCTCGATGGGGCACGGCGGCGGCACATCACAGCGCAGACGCACCAGCTCACGCGACATCAGGATCTGATCGCGGAAGTCGGTCAGGGCCTCGCGGCGCTTGGGTTGTTTGATCTCATGCGCACGCTCAAGCAAGGCATCGAGCGAGCCGTATTCGAGGATAAGCTGAGCCGCGGTCTTGATGCCGATGCCGGGCGCACCGGGGACGTTATCGGTGGAATCGCCGATCAGGGCCTGCGCATCGACGACCAGCTCCGGCGGCACGCCGAACTTTTCGATCACCTGCTCGCGCCCCACGTGCGTGCCCTTGACCGGATCGAGCATGGAAACGTGATCGTTGACCAGTTGCATCAGGTCCTTGTCGGACGAGATGATGGTGACTTCAAAGCCCTGCTCGACGGCCAGACGGGCATAGGTGCAGATCAGGTCATCGGCTTCAAAGCCCAGAAGCTCGACATTGTGGATGCCAAAGGCCTTCGTCGCCTGACGGATCAGGGGGAATTGCGGGATCAGGTCTTCGGGGGGCGGCGGGCGGTGCGCCTTATACTGATCATAGAGGTCGTTGCGGAAGGTGTGCGCCCCGGCGTCAAAAATAACCGCCAGATGCGACGGCGCATCGTCACCGCGGTTCTCTTTGATGAGCTTATACAGCATGTTGCAAAAGCCCGACACGGCCCCGACCGGCAGGCCATCGGACTTGCGCGTCAGGGGCGGCAGGCCGTGATAGGCGCGGAAGATATAGCCGGAACCGTCGATCAGGACGAGGCGTTTGGGGGACATGAGGGCTCGCTTCAAGAAGGGTGTGCAGGCTTCATAAAGCCATCCGCGCACGATGCCAATTCAAACCGTCAAATTGCGGCAGCAGGCTAGATCATTATGATTTCTGGTAGAAATATAATGATCTAGATGTTTAGTCCCTCGCCGGGCGGCGGCTTCGCCACCTTGGCCGCCGCCTCAATGGCAGCTTGAGCGGAATGATTCCACTAGAGCGATGTGCGGAAACGAAGTTCGGCGAAGCCAAAAGTGTGAGCGATTTTCCGCAAAAACATCGCGATAAAACAAAAATGTAGAGCGAAATGGCGTTTCCACCTAAAGTCATTTCGCTCTAGAAATCATTCCGCTCTTATGTTGCGCAACGCACAACAATTGCTTTGCTCTCATGCACGTTGTGTGATAAACAACACCATGATTGAAAGCTTCGCCAATCGTCAGACCCAGCAATTGTTTGAGGGCATCGCCGTCAAGCGCATGGATGCCGGTTTGCAAAAGCAGGCACTTCGACGGTTGATCTACCTTCACGCCGCCATAAGCCTGGATGATCTGCGCGTTCCGCCGTCAAACCGGCTGGAAGCCCTGCAAGGTGATCGCAAAGGCTTCTATTCGATCCGCGTCAATGACCAATGGCGCATTGTCTTCAAATGGCAGGACGGCAAGGCCTATGAAGTCGAATTCGTGGACTATCACTGAAACAGCACAGGCCTCTGGAAAGCACAGAAAATGACGGACTATATCGACATCGACCCGCCGGGCGTCCTGCTGAAGGAAGACTTTCTGGACGATCTGGGCATCCGCCCCGGCACGCTGGCGGCGGCCATAAAGGTGGATCGCGCGGCCATCAAGGCCATTATCGAAGGCCGCCGCGCCATCACGGCAGAAATGGCGCTGCGCCTGGGCCTGTTCCTCGGCACCAGCCCGGAGTTCTGGTTGAACCTGCAAAAGGACTACGATCTGCGCAAGGCGAAGCGCGAACGGTTCGACGAGTTAAAAGCCCAGATCGAGCCGCTCAAGGTGGCGTGATAACCAGCTCCCCATATTGGGCATACTGGTCCCAAGTGCTCGGGCGCGTGGGTAGCATTTAAGCCCCCCTACACCTCCCCACTGGCGGGGAGGGTGGCATTTGGCGCACGCCAAATGACGGGTGGGGTGGTTCACGACCTGTCCAGCCGCTCCAGAGCCTTCAGTCTCACCCCGTCAGCCACCGCGTCCGGATCGGCAAACACATCGGCAGCGGCAATCCGATAGACTTCCAGACCTTGCGCTTCGACGAACCGGTCCCGCTCAGCATCGCGTTGCGGGCGATCAGCCAGACTGTGGTGCGCCCCATCGACCTCGATACAGAGGCGTGCGGCCTTGCAATAGAAGTCGAGAATGTACGGGCCTAACGGATGCTGCCGCCGAAAGACCAGACCGTCATCAAGGCGCTGTTTCAGGCGTTCCCACAACAGCCATTCGGGCATAGTCAGGGCTTTGCGGAACCGGCGCGCTCTGGCGATTTGCTTCGGATCTGTGGCTGACAAGGTGACACCCCACCACCACGCCTTTCAGGCGCGGTCCCCCTCCCCGCACGTCGTGCAGGGAGGGGTAAGATTATCAGAGCTTCATGACTTTTTAAACCGCCCACAGATAGGCGCCCCCCCCTACACCTCTCTCTGGCGGGGAGGGTGGCCAGTCGAAACAACCAAAAAGCCGCCCGGAATTCCGAACGGCTTTTTGTGTTTCTCGCAGCTAAAACCCTACCAGCTCCCCGTATTGGGCATACTGGCCCACGGTTCCTGCGGGGCTTTGGGTGCCCCCTTTTGCAGCAGTTCGATGCTGATGCCGTCCGGAGAGCGCACAAAGGCCATATTGCCATCGCGCGGCGGGCGGTTGATCACCACGCCCATATCCATCAGGTGCTGACAGGCGGCATAGATGTCATCGACCTCATAGGCCAGGTGCCCGAAATTTCGCCCGCCCGTATAGTCTTCGACATTGCCGTTTTCGTCGGGCCAGTTATAGGTCAGCTCGACATGCGGCGCAGCACGGTCGCCACCATTGACGGTCGCCGAGGCCGAATCAAGCGTCGCGGCCAGAAACACCAGCGTAAAGCGGCCCTTTTCGCTCACCGTGCGGCGCACCTCAAACAGACCCAGACCGCGACAATAGAAATCGAGCGCCGCGTCCAGATCCTTCACGCGGACCATGGTGTGCAGGTATCTCATCAGAGCACTTTCCAAAAAGTGGGACGCACTTTTTGGATGAAAAAGTGCGCTAAGCCAAAAACGAAAGCGCCGATCTGACAACCTCAGATCGGCTGGCTTTAGTGATCGCCTTCGGGGCGCGGTGCCGGGCTTTGGTACTCGTGCGCGTGGTCCTTATGCACAAACTTGCGGTCGCAATAGCCGCATTCGACCTCACCATTGGCCCCCAGTTCCAGATAAACCAGCGGGTGACCCAGCGCGCCACCGCCGCCATTGCAGGCGACCTTGTGACCATCGACATAGATGACTTCGGGAGGAGGAACGGTGCTCATAGATATAAGGCCCAGCTAACTCAGGGAGATCAGGCCAAGCCTTACTGAAAGCCGCGCCGCGCGTCAAACCCCATTCATGTCTCGCCAACGTTCCGGGGAAACATGAATGGGTCAGGGCAGATTAGGCCAGCGTCGCTTCCAGGGTGATCGGCACCGAGGCCAGCGCCTTGGAGATCGGGCAGTTGGCCTTGGCCCCGGCGGCCAGTTCCTGAAACTGCTCCGCCGACACACCCGGCACATGGGCCTTCAGTTTTAGCGTGATGGCGGTGATGGAAAAGCCCGCTTCGGAGGGCGTGACCTCAACCACGGCTTCGGTTTCCAGCAGTTCCGCCGTGAACCCAGCCTTGGCCAAGGCGAATGACAGGGCCATGGTAAAACACCCCGAATGCGCCGCTGCGATCAGTTCTTCCGGATTGGTCCCGGCCTTACCGTCTTCGTCGCCGAAACGGGTCTTAAAGCTGTAGGGCTGGGCCGTGAAGGCGCCGCTTTGGGTGGTGAGCGTGCCGGTGCCGGTCATGCCGTCGCCGCGCCACTGGGCTGTTGCCGTGCGTCTCATCGGAAGTCTCCATGGAGAGCCTCATGCCGAAACGTGTGAAGCGGTTCGGAAACACATGAGGCGTTGCAAAAATAAATCGGCCCCAACGCGGCCAATACCGGAACGATTGGTAAACCGGGATGTGTAAACGGGCAATCCTGTTGCATATCTCTTCTTACTCAACGCGATAGAAAGCCTCGTTTGCCGGTCGGGGTGTGTGCCTGTTACAGGTGAGACGAGGTTTATATCCGGGTATTGAGACATGTGCGAACTTCTGGGCATGAGCGCCAATGTGCCCACCGACATCCGCTTTTCCTTTACGGCCCTGGCCAAGCGCGGCGGAGCCACCGGTCCGCACGCCGATGGTTGGGGCATCAGCTTCTATGAGCAAAAGGGCTGTCGTAATTTTCACGACCCGAACCCGTCGGCGACGTCCGAGCTGGCGGCACTGGTGCGTGACTACCCCATAAAGTCCAAGACGGTCATCGCCCATGTGCGCAAGGCCAATCGCGGCCGCGTGGCGCTGGAAAACACCCACCCCTTCACCCGCGAACTGTGGGGCCGGGCGTGGACCTTTGCCCACAATGGGCAGCTCAAGGGCGTCAAAGCCCTGCCGCTGAGCTTTTTCCGCCCGATCGGCACAACCGACTCCGAACACGCCTTCTGCTGGATACTCGATCAACTGGTCCGCAAATATATGGATTATCCGCCGGCCCGGGTGCTGGACAAGGAGGTCAAGCGGCTGTTCGGTGAGCTGCGCAAGATGGGCGTTTTCAATGCCTTGCTGACCGATGGACGGTCGCTTTACGCCAGTTGCTCAAAGAAGCTGACCTATATTCAGCGCCGCGCGCCGTTTGGTCGCGCCACCCTGATCGACGCCGAGATGCAGGTCGATTTCGCGCAGGAAACCACACCGAACGACAAGGTCATCATCATCGCCACCCAGCCCCTCACCCACGACGAGGTGTGGACAGCGGTCGAGCCGGGATCATCGCTGATTTTCCGCGCAGGCGAGGTGGTTTAATCTCACTCTCCATTGCGAGAAAGACAAAGCCTTATGACCACAGCCATTCGGGTGCATCAAACCGGCGGACCGGAGGTTCTCAGCGTCGAACAGATCGAGGTCGGCGATCCGGGGCCCGCTGAGGCGCGGGTGCGTCACACTGCCATTGGCGTCAACTTCATCGACACCTATTTCCGTTCGGGGCTCTATAAGACCGCCCTGCCCTTTGTGCCGGGGAATGAAGGCGCGGGCATTGTCGAGGCGGTGGGCGAAGGCGTCGATGTCGTCAAACCCGGCGACCGGGTGGTCTATTCGGCGACGCCTGGCGGCTATGCGCAACAACGCCTGATCGCTGCCGACAAGCTGATCCCCATTCCCGATGGCCTTAGCGACGAAGTGGCGGCGGCGGCCTTTCTCAAAGGATTGACCGCGCAGTATCTGTTGCGCCGCACCTTTCGCGTCGGGCCGGGACATACGATCTTGATCCACGCGGCGGCCGGGGGCGTCGGGCTGATCGCCGGGCAATGGGCCAGGGCGCTGGGGGCCACGGTGATCGGCACCGCCGGTTCTGAGGCCAAGATCGAACTGGCGCGCCAGAATGGCTACGAGCACCTGATCAACTACCGCACCGAAGATTTCGTCGCGCGCGTTCTGGAGATTACGGATGGCCGCAAGGTCGACGTGGTCTATGACTCGGTGGGCAAGGATACGTTCGACGGATCGCTGGATGTGCTCAAGCCGTTGGGCCTGATGGTGTCGTTCGGACAGTCGTCGGGCGCCGTGCCGCCGGTCGATATTTCGGTGCTGAATACGAAGGGTTCGCTGTTCCTGACGCGGCCTTCGGTGTTTGGCTATAACCGCGACCGGGCAACGCTACTTGAGTCCGCTGCGGACCTGTTTGACGTCATCCTGAACGGCAAGGTCCGTGTACGGATTGATCAGCGTTTTGCGCTGACCGAGGCGCGCGCGGCCCACGAAGCGCTGGAGAGCCGCGCCACCACCGGCAGCACCTTGCTTATCCCTTAACCCACTGGATCGCGCGGCGTGAGGGCGAGCGGATTGGCCTTATGGTCTGTGTGCGGAGCCAAATCGGGAATGTCGAGATCGGCATGGCCGTGGTCGCCGGGGTCAGCGCGTTCGCCCGTGGCCAGGGCCTGAAGGAAGGCGATGCCGGCCGCAATCAGACCGGGGCTGTCCCAGAATTCGGCCTCGCTGGCGTCGAACCGCAGCAGGCGCAGGTTGGGGTCGTCCTTGCCGCCGGGGAACCACGCCTTATCGGCCGCCGACCACAGTTCGTCGATAATGGCCGGGTCGCGACTGATGCTCACCGTGCCGTTCAGGGCGACATAGTTGTGACCCTTGGGGTCGGAAAAGGTCAGCAGCGCTGCCGGATTGGCGTCGATTTCCGCCATCTTTCCCGTGTCGGCCCCGGTGAAAAACCACAGCACACCGTCAAAGGCCTTGTCTTCCGGGCGGCGGATCTGCGGCATCATGGGCCGCGCGTGCAGCAGGCCGGTCACGGCGTGCGTCGCCAGCATGGCCACCTTGGTGTCCTTGATCAGGGACCAGATGCGTTCGCGGGCCTCTTGGCCATACAGGGTCGTCATGAGTTTACCTCT
Protein-coding regions in this window:
- a CDS encoding quinone oxidoreductase family protein, encoding MTTAIRVHQTGGPEVLSVEQIEVGDPGPAEARVRHTAIGVNFIDTYFRSGLYKTALPFVPGNEGAGIVEAVGEGVDVVKPGDRVVYSATPGGYAQQRLIAADKLIPIPDGLSDEVAAAAFLKGLTAQYLLRRTFRVGPGHTILIHAAAGGVGLIAGQWARALGATVIGTAGSEAKIELARQNGYEHLINYRTEDFVARVLEITDGRKVDVVYDSVGKDTFDGSLDVLKPLGLMVSFGQSSGAVPPVDISVLNTKGSLFLTRPSVFGYNRDRATLLESAADLFDVILNGKVRVRIDQRFALTEARAAHEALESRATTGSTLLIP
- a CDS encoding pyridoxamine 5'-phosphate oxidase family protein, whose product is MTTLYGQEARERIWSLIKDTKVAMLATHAVTGLLHARPMMPQIRRPEDKAFDGVLWFFTGADTGKMAEIDANPAALLTFSDPKGHNYVALNGTVSISRDPAIIDELWSAADKAWFPGGKDDPNLRLLRFDASEAEFWDSPGLIAAGIAFLQALATGERADPGDHGHADLDIPDLAPHTDHKANPLALTPRDPVG